From Paenibacillus physcomitrellae, the proteins below share one genomic window:
- the mprF gene encoding bifunctional lysylphosphatidylglycerol flippase/synthetase MprF codes for MAAFQTKTVRILIPVLIFGLVVWAGQHELKKVRLGVMVAELRRISPGALAEIFILALVSVAVMSCYDFVIRRQFRFQVSAGRTFRYSWISNTFNNLLGFAGLTGAGVRTLLYKKSGVPMASITAGVVFLSPVVLNGLSVMAWLEIFGLFEAKALLHEHKWINLAVWVIALYLPLFVALQRTKLFAKWFHKQGKDLFPWRTILEAIGASFVEWLFAGLTFSLIAHYVLGGVTWREMLGLYTVAAVGGILSMAPGGVGAFDLTVLLGTKLMGFPAERALTVIVLFRFFYYIIPWCIGLILSIFELGFRGRKSSPEEEERQLLEVPLTYWQKLWGWPGQFRFLSDLGVWALGKLVLLSGLILLLSAATPGLLYRIRMSQEILSMPVMHLSHQLSVIVGFVLVVLSRGISLRVRQAYVWTSIMLLAGAVFTFTKAFDYEEAVFLLLVALMLWISRGRFYRSGAPIIRRSVVLWLVISVVIAFIYYWLGSHIHYSFFKHLHLKEPLIGRMPSRAYAVNTLIGLVGAWILLILMFSLRPNSLRVKGATSEDLDRLREFLLDNKGNALTHMLFLGDKSFYWAQDGRVLLPYSKVRDKLVVLGDPLGKLELVSAAIAEFQHYADLYGLSAVFYQVTPAYLPLYHDNGCRFFKLGEEALIHVDDFSLAGRRNADLRSVRNRFEREGYTFEVANPPYGDKLLEELKGISDAWLKGRQEKGFSLGWFEPAYLQEAPLALLKNPEGSVIAFASIAPSYDGRETVSIDLMRHSPGVPNGTMDNLFVRLLEWSKENDYKVFNLGNAPLSSVGQKDRALREERLARLVFQHGGHWYGFKGLRKYKEKFNPQWEPRYLAYPASAYLSVLTLDLVRLVSRKVKRI; via the coding sequence ATGGCTGCCTTTCAGACCAAAACCGTCCGGATCTTGATCCCTGTCTTGATCTTTGGTTTAGTGGTCTGGGCCGGGCAGCATGAATTAAAGAAAGTCCGTCTTGGCGTCATGGTGGCCGAGCTGAGACGAATATCGCCCGGAGCGCTGGCTGAAATTTTTATCCTCGCGCTTGTTTCCGTGGCGGTGATGTCGTGTTACGACTTTGTGATCCGGCGTCAGTTCCGCTTTCAGGTAAGCGCCGGAAGAACTTTCCGGTATTCCTGGATCTCGAACACCTTCAACAACCTGCTTGGTTTCGCCGGCTTGACCGGGGCGGGTGTCAGGACGCTGCTGTATAAGAAGAGCGGCGTGCCGATGGCGTCGATCACGGCCGGAGTGGTATTTTTATCACCGGTTGTGCTAAACGGACTTTCCGTCATGGCTTGGCTCGAAATCTTCGGCCTATTTGAAGCCAAAGCGCTGCTGCACGAGCATAAATGGATCAACCTGGCCGTATGGGTCATCGCGCTTTACCTGCCCTTGTTTGTTGCTCTGCAGCGGACGAAGCTGTTTGCGAAGTGGTTCCATAAACAGGGCAAGGATTTGTTTCCCTGGCGGACAATTCTGGAAGCCATCGGGGCTTCTTTTGTGGAATGGCTGTTTGCCGGGTTGACGTTCTCCCTGATCGCACATTATGTGCTGGGGGGCGTTACGTGGCGGGAAATGCTTGGTTTGTACACGGTCGCCGCGGTCGGGGGCATTTTGAGCATGGCGCCGGGAGGCGTCGGGGCTTTCGACCTGACCGTGCTGCTTGGCACGAAACTGATGGGTTTTCCGGCTGAAAGGGCCTTGACGGTCATCGTGCTGTTCCGATTTTTCTATTACATCATCCCTTGGTGCATCGGTCTGATTCTTTCGATCTTCGAGCTGGGCTTTCGGGGACGGAAATCCAGTCCCGAGGAGGAGGAACGGCAGCTGCTTGAGGTTCCGCTTACCTATTGGCAGAAGCTGTGGGGCTGGCCGGGACAGTTTCGGTTTCTGAGCGATCTGGGCGTATGGGCGCTTGGCAAACTGGTGCTGCTCAGCGGCCTGATCCTGCTGTTGTCCGCAGCGACGCCGGGGCTGCTGTACCGTATTCGGATGTCGCAGGAAATCTTGTCTATGCCGGTTATGCACCTGTCGCACCAGCTTTCCGTTATTGTCGGTTTTGTACTGGTGGTGCTTTCCCGCGGCATTTCGCTCCGGGTGCGGCAGGCTTACGTCTGGACCAGCATCATGCTGCTGGCCGGCGCGGTGTTTACGTTTACGAAAGCTTTTGATTACGAGGAAGCCGTCTTTCTGCTGCTGGTTGCGCTGATGCTCTGGATCTCCCGGGGACGTTTCTACCGCAGCGGAGCGCCAATCATCCGCCGGTCCGTGGTGTTATGGCTGGTGATCTCCGTGGTCATTGCCTTTATTTATTACTGGCTTGGCAGCCATATTCATTACAGCTTCTTTAAGCATCTGCATTTGAAGGAGCCGTTGATCGGCCGGATGCCGTCCCGGGCTTATGCGGTGAATACGCTGATCGGACTCGTCGGCGCCTGGATTTTGCTGATCCTCATGTTCTCGCTGCGTCCAAACAGCCTACGGGTTAAGGGGGCGACTTCGGAGGATTTGGACCGGCTTCGTGAATTTCTGTTGGACAACAAGGGGAATGCCTTGACCCACATGCTGTTTCTGGGCGATAAAAGCTTTTATTGGGCGCAAGATGGCCGGGTACTGCTTCCTTATTCCAAAGTGCGGGATAAACTGGTGGTGCTGGGTGATCCGCTTGGAAAATTAGAGCTGGTATCCGCCGCCATTGCGGAATTCCAGCATTATGCCGATCTTTACGGCTTGTCGGCCGTATTTTACCAGGTTACGCCGGCCTATCTGCCCCTTTACCATGACAATGGCTGCCGGTTCTTCAAGCTGGGGGAAGAAGCGCTGATTCATGTAGATGATTTCTCGCTAGCCGGCCGGAGGAACGCAGATTTGCGCAGCGTCCGAAATCGCTTTGAACGGGAAGGCTATACTTTTGAGGTTGCAAATCCTCCGTATGGGGACAAACTCCTGGAGGAGCTGAAAGGGATCTCCGATGCCTGGTTGAAAGGCCGCCAGGAGAAAGGTTTCTCGCTGGGCTGGTTTGAACCGGCTTACCTCCAGGAAGCGCCGCTGGCGCTGCTGAAGAATCCGGAAGGCTCTGTCATTGCCTTCGCTTCGATTGCCCCTTCCTATGATGGGAGAGAGACGGTATCGATTGACCTGATGCGGCACAGCCCAGGCGTACCGAACGGCACGATGGACAACCTGTTCGTACGGCTGCTGGAATGGTCTAAGGAGAATGACTACAAGGTATTTAATCTGGGAAATGCACCCCTGTCCAGCGTAGGACAGAAGGATAGGGCACTGCGCGAGGAGCGGCTGGCCCGTCTTGTGTTCCAGCACGGTGGCCACTGGTATGGCTTTAAGGGCCTTCGGAAATACAAGGAGAAGTTTAATCCACAATGGGAACCGCGGTATCTCGCTTACCCTGCGTCCGCATATTTGTCGGTGCTGACGCTCGATTTGGTGCGGCTTGTTTCACGTAAAGTAAAACGGATATAA
- a CDS encoding TrkA C-terminal domain-containing protein — protein sequence MQEKAGYKTIALDIAGRIVRGEFPLNSKISGRSLLASHYHVSPETIRKAVALLKDENIVSVSQGKEIIVLSDQKALEYTIRNNQLKTAHSLKRDLQQLLEEKQQMDRKFEELVHQIMEASDRLQNLKPYQPVEIKIQEHSHVVGKTIGNLQFWQNTGATIIALRRGTEITISPGPHVVLRENDIIIAVGDDKMNERTELFINKKEPNH from the coding sequence TTGCAAGAAAAAGCGGGATATAAAACAATTGCACTTGATATTGCTGGAAGAATTGTCAGAGGGGAATTCCCTTTGAATAGCAAGATTTCAGGCCGCTCCTTACTAGCCAGCCACTATCATGTATCTCCTGAAACTATCCGTAAGGCCGTCGCTTTGCTTAAAGATGAGAACATCGTGTCCGTCTCCCAGGGCAAGGAGATCATTGTCCTTTCGGACCAGAAAGCTCTTGAATACACGATTCGCAATAACCAATTAAAGACTGCCCATTCGTTAAAGAGGGATCTGCAGCAGCTGCTTGAAGAGAAGCAACAAATGGACCGGAAGTTTGAGGAGCTAGTGCACCAAATTATGGAGGCGTCAGACAGGCTCCAGAATTTGAAGCCTTACCAACCCGTTGAAATCAAAATTCAAGAGCATTCTCATGTCGTAGGGAAGACGATTGGCAACCTGCAATTTTGGCAAAACACAGGGGCAACCATCATTGCCTTGCGCAGAGGCACCGAAATTACGATATCCCCAGGACCGCATGTGGTGCTCAGAGAAAATGACATCATCATAGCCGTCGGGGATGACAAAATGAACGAGAGAACGGAACTTTTTATCAATAAAAAAGAGCCAAACCACTAA
- a CDS encoding ABC transporter ATP-binding protein, with protein sequence MLKFEHVTKRYPNGHIAVKDLNFEIAAGEILVLIGPSGCGKTTTMKMINRLIEHTSGNIFIHDKDVNLQNPDKLRRDVGYVIQQVGLFPHYTIEENIGLIPQLKGWDKKRKHQKVQEMLRLVGLAPEIYASRYPKQLSGGQQQRVGVARALAGEPDIILMDEPFGALDPITREQLQDELLRLQKEVKKTIVFVTHDMDEALKLGDKIAIMKDGELVQLDAPEQILSQPANAFVEDFIGKNRIFQNPEFIPVHSVMRDNPSFTLPDRNLGKALTYMRQRKIDTLLVCDSSNKLIGIASAYDVVAGLDHHETISEVTHPPAIVLEETATAKEALLLIGEAPYGIIPVVDHEGIIKGVVTRSSLLTAFTAQWSDGQKEVGA encoded by the coding sequence ATGCTTAAATTTGAACATGTTACAAAACGGTATCCAAACGGACATATTGCGGTTAAAGACTTGAATTTTGAAATCGCTGCGGGTGAAATTCTGGTTCTGATCGGCCCAAGCGGCTGTGGCAAAACAACAACGATGAAAATGATTAATCGCTTGATTGAGCATACATCCGGGAACATCTTCATTCACGATAAAGATGTCAATCTTCAGAACCCGGATAAGCTCCGCAGAGATGTCGGGTATGTCATTCAACAAGTAGGACTGTTTCCTCATTACACCATCGAAGAGAATATTGGACTGATTCCTCAGCTGAAAGGCTGGGATAAGAAGCGGAAGCATCAGAAAGTTCAAGAAATGCTTCGCCTCGTAGGACTTGCCCCCGAAATTTATGCCTCAAGATACCCCAAACAGTTGTCCGGCGGTCAGCAGCAGCGTGTAGGCGTTGCAAGAGCGTTAGCCGGTGAACCTGACATTATTTTAATGGATGAACCCTTCGGAGCCCTTGATCCGATCACTCGGGAACAACTGCAGGATGAGCTGCTTAGACTTCAGAAAGAAGTCAAGAAAACCATTGTTTTCGTTACCCATGATATGGATGAAGCCCTGAAGCTTGGCGATAAGATTGCTATTATGAAAGACGGGGAGCTGGTGCAATTAGATGCTCCTGAGCAAATTTTAAGTCAGCCAGCCAATGCGTTTGTTGAAGATTTTATTGGGAAGAATAGAATTTTCCAAAACCCCGAATTTATCCCTGTGCATTCCGTCATGCGTGATAATCCTTCCTTTACCTTGCCGGACCGAAATCTGGGCAAAGCGCTTACCTACATGAGGCAGAGAAAGATCGATACTCTTCTTGTCTGCGATTCCAGCAATAAACTGATTGGCATTGCTTCGGCTTACGATGTAGTAGCTGGGCTGGATCACCATGAAACTATCAGCGAAGTTACACATCCGCCGGCGATCGTCTTGGAAGAAACAGCAACCGCCAAAGAAGCGCTGCTGTTAATCGGCGAAGCCCCTTACGGCATCATTCCCGTTGTCGATCATGAAGGCATCATCAAGGGAGTTGTTACCCGGAGCAGCCTGCTTACCGCCTTCACTGCACAATGGTCTGACGGGCAGAAGGAGGTTGGGGCATGA